In Mustela nigripes isolate SB6536 chromosome 2, MUSNIG.SB6536, whole genome shotgun sequence, a single window of DNA contains:
- the DUSP7 gene encoding dual specificity protein phosphatase 7: MKNQLRGPPARAHMSASGASAAGDTGAGSEPGAVSGSGASTGAGAATGAGAMPCKSAEWLQEELEARGGASLLLLDCRPHELFESSHIETAINLAIPGLMLRRLRKGNLPIRSIIPNHADKERFATRCKAATVLLYDEATAEWQPETGAPASVLGLLLQKLRDDGCQAYYLQGGFNKFQTEYSEHCETNVDSSSSPSGSPPTSVLGLGGLRISSDCSDGESDRELPSSATESDGSPVPSSQPAFPVQILPYLYLGCAKDSTNLDVLGKYGIKYILNVTPNLPNAFEHGGEFTYKQIPISDHWSQNLSQFFPEAISFIDEARSKKCGVLVHCLAGISRSVTVTVAYLMQKMNLSLNDAYDFVKRKKSNISPNFNFMGQLLDFERTLGLSSPCDNHTPSEQLYFSTPTNHNLFPLNTLEST; this comes from the exons ATGAAAAACCAGCTCCGCGGCCCCCCAGCGCGGGCGCACATGTCGGCCTCGGGGGCGTCGGCTGCTGGGGACACCGGTGCGGGGTCGGAGCCCGGTGCGGTGTCAGGGTCCGGCGCTAGCACCGGCGCGGGAGCGGCGACGGGTGCGGGGGCCATGCCGTGCAAGAGCGCCGAGTGGctgcaggaggagctggaggcgCGCGGCGGCGCGTCCCTGCTGCTGCTCGACTGCCGGCCGCACGAGCTCTTCGAGTCGTCGCACATCGAGACGGCCATCAACCTGGCCATCCCGGGCCTCATGCTGCGCCGTCTGCGCAAGGGCAACCTCCCCATCCGCTCCATCATCCCCAACCACGCCGACAAGGAGCGCTTCGCCACGCGCTGCAAGGCGGCCACCGTGCTGCTCTACGACGAGGCCACGGCCGAGTGGCAGCCAGAGACCGGCGCTCCCGCCTCGGTGCTTGGCCTGCTCCTGCAAAAGCTGCGCGACGACGGCTGCCAGGCCTACTACCTCCAAG GTGGTTTCAACAAGTTCCAGACGGAGTATTCAGAGCACTGCGAGACCAACGTGGACAGCTCATCCTCACCCAGTGGCTCACCACCCACCTCCGTGCTGGGCCTGGGGGGCCTACGGATCAGCTCTGACTGCTCAGACGGGGAGTCCGACCGAGAGCTGCCCAGCAGTGCCACGGAGTCGGATGGCAGCCCTGTGCCATCCAGCCAACCAGCCTTCCCCGTCCAGATCCTGCCCTACCTCTACCTCGGCTGCGCCAAGGACTCCACTAACCTGGATGTGCTTGGCAAGTACGGCATCAAGTATATCCTCAATGTCACGCCTAACCTGCCCAATGCCTTTGAGCATGGTGGCGAGTTCACCTACAAGCAGATCCCCATCTCGGACCACTGGAGCCAGAACCTCTCCCAGTTCTTCCCCGAGGCCATCAGCTTCATTG ACGAGGCCCGCTCCAAGAAGTGTGGTGTCCTGGTGCACTGCCTGGCAGGGATCAGCCGCTCGGTGACGGTTACCGTGGCTTACCTGATGCAGAAGATGAACCTGTCACTCAATGACGCCTACGACTTCGTCAAGAGGAAAAAGTCCAACATCTCGCCCAACTTCAACTTCATGGGGCAGCTGCTGGATTTCGAGCGGACGCTGGGGCTGAGCAGCCCGTGCGACAACCACACCCCCAGCGAGCAGCTCTACTTCTCCACGCCCACCAACCACAACCTGTTCCCACTCAACACCCTTGAGTCCACGTGA